The sequence below is a genomic window from Pleurocapsa sp. PCC 7327.
CAAAACCAACCAAGTCTGGACGCAAGAAGCCGATATTATCGTTGCCAACGTCACAGTCCGGAATTTAGTCCAACTATTACCGATGACTAATGACCAAGGACAAAGGACAAATAACTATAAGCGTCGCGTCGATAAACTCCCAGAAGCTTCGGGAGCATTTGTAGTTTATCTAGGAGTAGATCGCAGTGCCATCCCAGAAGGCTGTCCGCCACACTTGCAGTTTCTCTACGACTACAACGGACCTATCGGCGAGAATAATTCGCTGTTTGTCTCGGTCAGCAAACCGGGGGACGGACGTGCACCAGAAGGAAAAGCGACAATTATTGCCTCGTCTTTTACGGATACCCAGCTCTGGTGGCAGAAAACCAAAGAAGATTATAAGGCTCTAAAAGAACAATATACCCAAGAAGCGATCGCGCGCTTAGGAGAGTACTTTCATCTGACCCCAGAAACTATCGTGCATCAAGAAGCTGCCACCCCCAGAACCTTTGCCCGCTTTACGGCGCGAGAGAAAGGGATGGTCGGCGGAGTCGGTCAGCGAATTTCTACCTTTGGTCCTTTTGGTATTGCCACTCGCACCCCAATTAAAAACCTCTGGTTAGCAGGCGATTCTACCCACCCAGGAGAAGGAACGGCAGGAGTCAGTTATTCTGCCCTTACAGTCGTACAACAAATTGAGGCGAGATCGTAACTAAATTTGCGATCGATTTTTACTACAGAAGGCGTTGCCATCCCCCTAGGGATTAATTTGTTGCAGGAATTTTTGAATTTGGTATGACTTCAATAATCTAGGATGTCAAGTTAATATAATCTGTAAACCCTTAACTATTGAATAAGGAAAAATTTGGACTGATGTTTTTAACTACCGTTATCCTAAACTTTATTCAGATCTACACGTTACTAATATTTATTCGTATTCTGCTAACTTGGTTTCAAACGGCAGGTTGGGCTTATCAAGGCATATCTTTTCTAAGTCCCATTACTGACCCCTATCTCAATCTTTTCCGTTCCCTCATCCCACCGCTAGGCGGAATCGATTTTTCTCCGTGGTTGGCAATTATCGTTTTACAAGTCGTCGGGCAATTGCTAGTGCAAGTTGTCAGTCGAGGAGCCTACAGTTTCGGCTAATTTCTAGTCAAGTCGCTGAATATTGGGGCGGACGCTGCCACTAAAACCAGAGGCTTTAAACTGTTCCAACTTTAAAGGTGTCGGTTGATTGGCAGGAACTGAAATTCTAACTTCAAAATTACTGATGCCGGGCGGAACTTCAGGTATCGAGCCAATGCGACCTCGGTTTTGCAAAGCAGGTTCGCCATTGGCATCGTAGATGCGACCGAAAACGTCTGCATCGTAAACGGTTTTACCAGAAGGATTCTTGGCTTTACCCGTTATCATAAAGCAGTTGGCAGGGTCGCTCGATCCGCCACTGGTAACGTTTCCCTCAGCAAATTCGGGAGGACAATCAGTGTAAGAGATATCGAAGAGTTGAATTTGGGTCAGTGCTAAAGCGGCAGGAGTTGCTATCCAACTAAAAATCCACAACAAGCCAGAA
It includes:
- a CDS encoding YggT family protein, with the translated sequence MFLTTVILNFIQIYTLLIFIRILLTWFQTAGWAYQGISFLSPITDPYLNLFRSLIPPLGGIDFSPWLAIIVLQVVGQLLVQVVSRGAYSFG